Genomic DNA from Nitrosospira lacus:
CGGGCTCGCCGGCATCATGCCGGCGCATGTCATTTACCCCTTGGTCGATACGCGCCCTGCGGGGTTTTCGGAAATATGGTTGAAAAAGATCCTGCGCGGTGAACTGGACTTCGAAGGCTGCATTTTCAGCGATGACTTGAACATGGCAGGCGCGGCGGTCGCGGGTGATATATTGCAACGCGCGGAAAGCGCGCTGCATGCGGGTTGCGACATGATACTGGCATGCAATAACTCGAGAGCGGCGGATACATTGCTGGAGAAATTACAGTGGGACATTCCGGCCATCAGCGTTGTGCGCCTTGCGCGCATGCGCGGACGGCCCCATCCCGATTCGCTCGTAAAACTGCATGAGAACGCCAATTTTGTAAAAGCGGTGGAGAATATCGCCGGGATCGGACTCGGCAGCGGTGAATTGCCGCTGGGCTAACAGCCTTTCGGATGGGGAACTGATGTTGACGATTTTGAGGGCTAATAATTGTTCTATTGACTGAGAAAGCGATGAAATATGGACCGGCCCGATGCTTTAAGTCCGGCTTCTGCAGCCGATCTCCTTTAAGTCCGGCAGGCTGCCAGCGTCAAAAAATATCGGGAACGGTTGAAAAAACAGCAAGCGGACCTATATTGACTACTGAGTGCTGATTCCAGTCATTTCAGCATTGATGCTAACCATTTAATTCACATGGAGGTAATATGGCTATTGCTCGTTACGAACCCTGGAGTTTACTGAATCAATTACACAAAGAACTGGATCGTGTGCGCGAGGGTGGAGGGGGCGAGGGATCGGCTGCCACCGCCGAATGGGCGCCGGCGGTCGATATCAAGGAAGAAGCCGACAAGTTCGTCCTGCTGGCGGATCTTCCGGGGGTAAAACCTGAGGAGATCGATGTTAGCATGGAGGATGGCGTGCTGACGATCAGAGGCGAAAAGAGAACCGAGGCAAAAACCGAGAAAGAAGGTTATAAACGGGTTGAGCGTACCTACGGCTCTTTTTACCGGCGCTTCAGTTTACCGGATACGGCGAATTCAGACGCGATATCGGCAAAAACTAATCATGGTGTCCTGGAAATCGTCATCCCCAAACGTGAAGCCGTCCAGCCAAAGAAAATTAACGTAACTTCGGCCGAATAATGCCCGAGTAAGCGAGCGGAGCCAAACGAGATGCGCGGCTCCGTTTTTCTTGAGCGGACCAAAGAGGTGAACGACCCATACCACCTGCAACGCTTCGTGGATGCCCAGCAGCCCATCTTCAGAAAAGTATGCCGTGAATTAAAGGACGGCAGAAAGCAAAGTCACTGGATGTGGTTTATCTTCCCGCAGATTAGTGGCTTGGGTCAAAGCGAGATGGCGCACAAATTCGCCATTTCTTCTCGGGAAGAAGCCGAGGCATATCTGAAGCACCCCATTCTTGGAAGCCGGTTACTGGAGTGTAGCCGGATCGTCGCTGCTCTTGGCGGACGCTCTATCGAAGATATTTTTGAATACCCGGACACCATGAAGTTTCGGTCATCGATGACCTTATTTGCGCACGTTACGGCTGGCAATAAAGTGTTTAATGACTGCTTGCGCAAATATTTCAAAGGAGAGCCCGACCCTTTTACG
This window encodes:
- a CDS encoding Hsp20/alpha crystallin family protein, whose translation is MAIARYEPWSLLNQLHKELDRVREGGGGEGSAATAEWAPAVDIKEEADKFVLLADLPGVKPEEIDVSMEDGVLTIRGEKRTEAKTEKEGYKRVERTYGSFYRRFSLPDTANSDAISAKTNHGVLEIVIPKREAVQPKKINVTSAE
- a CDS encoding DUF1810 domain-containing protein; translation: MRGSVFLERTKEVNDPYHLQRFVDAQQPIFRKVCRELKDGRKQSHWMWFIFPQISGLGQSEMAHKFAISSREEAEAYLKHPILGSRLLECSRIVAALGGRSIEDIFEYPDTMKFRSSMTLFAHVTAGNKVFNDCLRKYFKGEPDPFTLARISHRIEE